DNA sequence from the Pseudodesulfovibrio senegalensis genome:
TCCATGCTTTGGCCCGAAAGCACTTCGGGCATGGAGTCCCGCACCAGAGCGTAGAACCGTTCGTTCAACTCCATGGCCTTGCCCTGATACAGGGGCGACGTATTCACAAGATATTCGCTGGTCATGGGCGTGTTTGCGTATGTGGCGTCGTTTTTGGACAGCAATCCCCGGCCGGCCAACATGTCCAGCAGGGCCTCCAGCGGCTTTGCGGCCAGTCCGGTCTTTTGGGCAAGGGCGTCCGTGTCCATTGGGCGTTCTTCAAGGTGGTCGAAGATGTTCAGGCGCGCGGCGTGGAGAATGGCCTGTGCGTTGACCGATTCGCAAAGAATGTTTTCCACCGGGGAAAAGGATGTTGTTGGTTGCGGGAACGGCATGATATTGCTCCTTTTTTGTGTTTAGCTGCTATACGCTTTGCGTAAAAAAAAATTATCGTTGGTAGGTGTCCATCCATTTGTTCATGGTCACCAGAAATTCCCGTATGGTTTTGTATTCGTCATCCGGGAGCTTGGCCATGTATTGCAGGAATTCCTTGTCGCGCTGTGCATGAAAGCGGGCGTGCCCTTCCTGAGCCTGCTTGCCCAGTTCGGTGGGGCCGACCAGCGTCTTGGACTGGTTGTCCGGTGCCGTGCGTTTGTAGACAAGCCCCTTTTTTTCCAGCTTGGCGATCATTTGCGACATGGCGCCCCGGGTCACGGCTGCATCCTTGGCCAGCTCGGAAATGCTCATTTCGCCTGCCGCCCACAGGGTCGCCACCGTGTGTATTTCCGTAGGGTGTATGGTAAACCCCACGCCGAAATCCTGCGGCTGTTTTTCGATTCTCGTGTATTTGTCGAGCAGCTTGCCCAGAAGGCTGAATTCTGCACGCATGTCGTCCATGGTTCGCATGTGGTGATATATACGCTGTACGACGTTTTTGTTCATGAACCGGGCCGCGGTATGGACCGCAGCCCGGTTCTGTGGGTCGGCTAGTTGCTCAGTGCGGCCTTCCACTGGTTGAAGATGCACGGATATTCCACAACGCTGCCGTCGATGTAGCGGGGCAGGGTGAACACGGCGCCTGTTTTCAATGCCGGAACGGAAAGCAGGGCCGGATTCTTCTCGATTTGTTTCTGCAGGGCGACCTGCACGGCCCATGCCGCGCCCGTGACGACGATGACGTCCGGCTTGGCCTCGGTGAGGGCCTTGAGGGTGCGCACGCGGTACATGCCGCGGGAAACGGCTCCACTCGGCGGGGCAAAGGCTGCGCCCGCGTTGGTGCAGCCCAGAGGGGCGAGCATGTATTGGTCCGCATAGCCGCCGGGCGCTTCAACGCTCAGGAAGGTTTTGCCCGTGGCCTTGCTGTACACGCCGTTGAGGATCACGACTTTTTTGCCCAGCCCCTGCTCGGGCAGGCCGCTTTCAACGGCCTTGTACGCCTTCTGGTAGGAGGCGATGAGCTTTTCGCCCTTTTCTTCCACGTTCAGCAGCTTGGCAAGCTGGCGGATGGCCGGGACCACGCCCTTGGAAAAGTCCACGTATTCGATGGTGGCGTCCGTGTCCTTGAGCAGGGGGACAACCTTCACGGGATTGGCCGAGGGCATGTACAGGCAGAAGTTGGCGGACTTTTCGATGATCACGCGTTTGATGCCCTGTTTCATGACCAGATCGGGGATGGTGTGGGGGCGTTTGCTGACCACGCACTTGGGGCAGCCCACGATCTGCGTGGCGGCCTTGATTTTTCCGGCCATGGGCCACATGGAGCCGCGCACGGACATGTATTCGGGCAGCACGCCCAGATTGTAGGCGACGTCCACGAGTCGGTCGCCGAGCATGACGGCCTTGATCATTTTGGGTTTGGGCTTGGGTGCCGCCTGGCAAATGGCCGCAAGGCCCATGACGAACACGAGGGTCAGGACCAGTGTGGTCAGGTTCGTGCTGATTTTCTTGGTACGGTTATACATGGCTTTCTCCTGATGTTGTTTAGAAGCTTGCGCCGATCTTGAAGACCACGCGCATGTCTTCGCCTATGGAGTATTTGTTGGTGTCCGGATCGGCGTTCAGGTCGCGGTAGATGACGATGGGCGTGGCCAATCCCACGTTGAGACCCTTGCGGATCTTGAAGTGTACGCCCGGGGTCAGGTACAGGGTGTGGCCGCCCGTGTTGTCCACGACCGCTCCTCCGGCGCGGTTTTTGTCCGCAATGACGCCGTTGAGTTCCATCTCGAGGTCGATGAGGCGGTTCAGCGCATAGCCGTATCCGACGTTGTACTTGAAGTTGTCGCCCTTGCGCATTTCGTGGTCACCCTCGGTGGGCAGGGTCAGCATGCAGTGCGCGTCCAGACGGGACTGGCCGAACATGTAGGTGGCGCCCACTTCGAATTTGGGGTCCCACGAACCGGTGCCGAGCTGGAATCCCGGTCCCATGTAATCGCATTTGGCGTTGAAGGGCGGTTCGTTCTGCAGGTCCGAATTGCCGGTGGGCAGCTTCAGGCCCGCGCCCACGGACAGGGAGAAAGGATCGCCCTTGCGCTGGGTCAGCAGCCCGTAGCGTCCCATGAGCACGATGTCGCCCAGACCTTCGTTGTAGTCCGTGCGCGTGGTCTCGTTGGGAGTGCCGGCGCGTGCGCGGCGTTTCACGCCCTTGAAGTGAAAGGGGATCATGGCCCGGATGTCGAAATCGTCGAACAGGCCGTAGCGGATGCCCATCTTCAGGGTGTGCTGCCAACGGTCGTATTTGCCGTTGTAGGTGCCGCCCTTGGTGGTTCCTCCGTCATAGAGGTCGTTCTTGTCGAAATAGATGTATTTGAGGCTGGTGGCGAGCTTGCCCTTGGGAAAGACCGTGCCGGTGGACATGTTGACCGGGCCGACCGGCTTGGGGGCTTTCTTGTTGGGCAGGGCCTTGGCAGCGACCCCGGATTGCGCTCCTTTGCCCATTATGGGGCCGTCGGCAAATGCCGGGACCGCCAGCAGGGTGCAAAGCAGCAACGCTACCACCAATGATGGAACGTGACGCATGGTTGGTGAACTCCTTCTTTTGTAAACTGTTTGGGCACAAACAAAATCGAAGCGAATGATATTGAAATCAATAATCACAATCAATGTGTGCAAATGAATTGCAAACATTGAGAACTGTTGCGGTATATTTCGGCATCTAACGTGCGGGAATTGTTGGCGGGGCGTGTTGCTTTGCTGGTCAAAGGCGTTGGCCGTATTGCCAATGGGGGGCAGTGGTAATTGCAGGGGATGATTGATTTTTTGGTTGGACCAGTTTCGGCCTGGCTTTTTTCTTTCGCCTTGCCTCCGAACTTTTCTCGACAGCCTGCGTAAAAAACAATCAGGGGCGGCATCCTTTCGGATGCCGTTTCAGGCTGTCGATAAAAGCCCGGTTGCTGCGTTGATGCGAAAATATCCGATCCTCGCGTACGTGAGGTACGCGTCGGCCCGGCTTTTTTCTTTCGCCTTGCCTCCGAACCTTTCTCGACAGCCTGCGTAAAAACAGTCAGGGGCGGCATCCTTTCGGATGCCGCCCCTGTGTTTTTGTTCTGTTCGTTTCGAGCTAGATTTTGCAGGCCGTGCGCAGGTCGTCCACCGCGTCGGTCTGTTCCCACTGGAATTCGGGAAGCTCGCGGCCGAAGTGGCCGTAGTTGGTGGACTTGCGGTAGATGGGCCTTTTGAGCTTCAGGCGGTCGATGATGTAGTAGGGGCGAAGGTCAAAGACCTCGGTCACGGCCTTGGTGAGCTGTTCGTCCGAGACCTGTCCGGTGCCGCGGGAGCTGACCACAACGGAGACGGGTTCGGCAACGCCGATGGCGTAGGCGATCTGCACTTCGCATTCGTCGGCAAGGCCGGAGGCCACCACGTTCTTGGCCACGTAACGCGCCATGTATGCGCCGGAGCGGTCCACCTTGGAGGGGTCCTTGCCCGAGAACGCGCCGCCACCGTGCGCGCCCGCGCCGCCGTAGGTGTCGTTGATGATCTTGCGTCCGGTCAGGCCGCAGTCGCCCACGGGACCGCCCACTACGAAGCGTCCGGTGGGGTTGATGTAGGCCTTGAGATTTTCGTCGATCAGTTCTGCGGGCAGGCTTTTTTTGACGACCTCTTCCATGATGGCGTCTTCAAGGTCGCCCTGGCTGATGCTTTCCGCATGCTGGGAGGAGACCACCACGTTGTCGATGCGCACGGGCTTGCCATCCACGAATTCCACGCATACCTGAGTCTTGCCGTCCGGGCGCAAAAAGTCGAGCACGCCTTCCTTGCGCACCTGGGTCAGGCGGCTGGAAAGCTTGTGTGCGTAGTAGATGGGGGTGGGCATCAGGGTCGGGGTTTCCTTGGTGGCGAAACCGAACATCATGCCCTGGTCGCCCGCGCCCTGTTCTTCGGGCTTGGTGCGGTCCACGCCCTGTGCGATGTCCGCGGACTGCTTGTCCACCGAAGAGATGACCGCGCAGGTTTGCCAGTCGAAGCCCATGGTGTCCGAGCTGTTGTAGCCGATGTCCTTGATGGTTTCGCGGACGATGTCCGGGAAATGGGCGTAGGCGTTGGTGGAAATTTCACCGGCGATGAAGGCCATGCCCGTGGTGACCAGGGTTTCGCAGGCAACGCGGCACTCCGGGTCCTGTGCCATGATGGCGTCGAGAATGGCGTCGGAAATCTGGTCGGCGACCTTGTCCGGGTGTCCTTCGGTAACGGATTCCGAGGTGAAGAGGTACTTGCCCTTGGGGAAAAGCATGGTGTGTTTCTCCTGTGTCCTTTGGGTTGAATCGGTCCGCAGTCCTAGAGGCCCAGGCTGTCGGCATAGTCGATGACGGTCTCGACCTTGTTGTCCTTGTCCGCAATGACCACCTTGGGTCGCCGGGCGGCGGTGTCCTCGTCTTCATCGATCCACGCATAGGTGGCGATGATGATGCGCTGGCCGATCTTGCCCTTGTGGGCGGCCGCGCCGTTGAGGCATATTTCGCCTTCGGTTCCCGGAATGGCGTACGTCGTCAGGCGTTCGCCGTTGTCGATATTGTATACGTCCACCTGCTCGAAGGGCAGAATGCCCACTTCGTCCATGAGCCGGGTATCGATGGAAAGGCTCCCATGGTATTCCAGCTTGGCGCAGGTGATGGTGGCGCCATGAATCTTGGCGCTCAGGAAGCATCGTTTGGCCACTTCAATCTACCTTGATGAGAATGTTGTCTATGAGCCGGGCCTTGCCCAGACGGACGGCCACGGCAATCAGCGCCGAATCCGCAACGGCCATTATGGGCTGTATGCTGTTCGGGTCAACCATTTCTATGTAATCCGGCTCGGCCATGGGCATGGTCTGCCCGAGGCGTTGGCGGATGAAGTCCTTGATGACCAAAGCGTCGGTTTCGCCCTGCTGCGCCAGTTTCCGTGCTTCGAGCAAGGCCTTGCGGATGAACGGTGCGTGCTCGCGTTCCTCCGGTGTGAGGTAGGCGTTGCGTGAGCTCAGGGCCAGCCCGTCCTTTTCCCGCACGATGGGGTGTCCCTGAATGTCCACAGGGATGTTCAGGTCGCGCACCATGCGTTTGAGGATGGCCAGTTGCTGCCAGTCCTTTTGGCCGAAAACGGCCACGTGCGGCAGGGTGAGCATGAACAGCTTCATGACCACGGTGCACACGCCGCGAAAGTGCGTGGGCCGGGATTCGCCGCACAGGTTCTGCGCCAGTTCGGGCACCTCGACCCATGTGGCATGGTCCGGGGCATACATGGCCTCGGGAGCAGGGGCAAAGAGCAGGTCCGCTCCATGGTCCCAGGCCAGTTGGCTGTCCCGCTCAAGGTCGTGGGGGTAGGCGTCCAGGTCCTCGTTGGGACCGAACTGCGTAGGGTTGACGAACAGGGTCACAACCAGTTTGTCGCACATGGAACGCGCATGGTCCATGAGCGCGAGATGGCCGTCGTGGAAATAGCCCATTGTGGGCACAAGGCCGACTTTGAGGCCTTTTGCCCGCCATTCGGCGCATTGCCGTTGGAGGTCTTCTGTGTATTTTATTCGTTTCATTGTCTTTCCTGAGTAACGCCACGCAGGAATTTCTAGCTATGATATTTCGGATCGAATGTCTATATCTTTATGTCTTGATATAAGGGAACGGGGGTCTCTTCCGTCTGATCAAAAGTTTTGTTTGTGCAAAGGCCGCGGGGCATGTAAGCTCCCGGATATGAGGACGAAACAAGACGCTTTCGTGGATGGGTGCATGACCCTCACGCGCCAGCAGCTCATTGATTGCGAGCATGCGCTCAAGGACGCGTTGGCCGGGTTTCTTTCCTTTTCTTCATACAGCCTGTTTTTTCCCCGCACGGACGAGGACCCGCAGGAAGCCGGTGCGCGGGCGCAGCCCGAATACCGGCGTGAGGACCGCGAGCTGTTGCTGCCGCTGGTGCTCCGTGGCCGTCTGCTCGGGTATTTCGTGGCCCGGGGAGTGAAGCTTGCCGCGCCCAAGGTCGGTCCGACATATATCATGGCCCTTGCCACGGCCGTGCTGGAGCGCATGGCCCTTGAGCGCCGCGTTATCATTGATCCGCTGACTTCCCTGTACAATCGCGATTTTTTTCTCAGCGAACTGACCCGCTCCATCGAGCAGGTGCAGGATTGCCTGCACACGGGCACGTGTTCGGCCAAGCCGCTGGACATGCCCACGTTCTCCGGCACCTTCGGCGTCATATTTGTGGACCTTGACCGTTTTCGCCGTGTTTGCGAGCGCTACGGCTACCTTGTGGGCGACGACATGGTGGCCGAGGTGGGCCGTTTGCTGGATCTGGTCTGTCCGCACCATGTGAGCGCCGCCCGTTTCGGCAACGACAAGTTCGCCATCCTGCTGCCGGACGCCAAGCCCAAGGCCTGCTTTCAGTTGGCCGAAGTCATTCGGGAAGGCATCGACAAGTTGTCGTTTGTCGACGACGTGACCGGCGACACCATTCGTTTTTCCGCCAGCGTGGGCTATGCCAACTACCCGCAGGCTCTGGACGGTCCGCAATTCCGCAAGTCCCCTGCCGAGCAGGCCCGCGTGCTGCTGCGCCGTGCGCGCCGCGCTGTTTCCACGGCCAAGGATCTGGGCCGCAACCGGGTATTCGCCTATGCGGACATTCTGGAAAAGGGCGGCAAGGTGTTGGAAATGCTGCCCATGGAACGCATGGCCGTGAGCCTTGGCGGTAACGTGCGTGCGCGTGTGGGCCAGCGGTTTCTGGTCAGTTCGCCCCGTTCCCGGCAGTTGGCCACGGCCGCCATCACCGAGGACGAGCACCTTTCCGGCCGCTATCCCACCCTGTACAAGGGCGAGGCCGTACTCATCGAGGTGCAGGAGGAGATGGCCTTTGCCGAGCTTCTGCACGCGGGGGACCCGGCCTTCCCTGTAAGTGCGGGCGACCGCCTGCGCCTTGTGGCCGAGCACGAAAGCATCTTTGAACCCCGAACCGAAACGGACGACATGTCACGAAAGGAACCCGCCACCGGGCTTTACGCATACAGGGATTTCATTTCCCGCTTCGAAACGGCGCGCCAGTCCGAATCGCGGTTTGGCCTCGCGCTGGTCAGGCTGTTGGATGAACCGGGCGAGCACCCCGGCACGTATCAGGATTTCATGGATTCCATGGCCCGCAGCATACGTGAACAGGGTATGGAGATATTTGGCGAAAACGCCATGGCCGGCCGATACGGGCTGGGCGGCGTGATTTTCCATGTTCCGGACGTGGACGGTCCCGGGCTGCGTGCGGCCGCGTCCGCGCTGGAAAAACTGGCCTCCGAGCATCTGGACATCACCGTGGCCATCGGCGGAGCCGTGTACCCGTATCTCAATTTCCGGCGCACGGACATGCTGGACAATTCCCGCAAGGCTCTTGACCATGCCTCGCTGCTGCCCGAGCCGTGCGTGGCCGTGTTCGATTCCGTGTCCATGAACCTTGTGGCGGACCGCCTGTTCACGGACGGGGACATCTACGGCGCCGTGGAAGAATACAAGCTGGCACTGCTGGCGGACGCGGGCAACCTGCTGGCGCGCAACTCGCTGGGCATATGCTATGCGCAACTCGGCAAGCTTGCCGAGGCCCGGCAGGAGTTTTCCGCCGTACTGGAAATCGACCCCACGGACGCCATGGCCCTGTACAACCTCGGCTGGGCCAACCACCGGCTCGGCAGGCTGGACAAGGCTCGCGAGGCCTACGAGTTGTGTCTTAAGCAGGACAGCGAGCATGTGTTCAGCATGATTCGCCTGGGCAACCTTGCCGAGCGCGACAAGGACCTGAAGCAAGCCCTGCGCTGGTATTCCGGCGCACAGGACCTGCCCGGCGGCGAGCGCCTGGTGCTGCGCTCCATGGCCCGGGTGCATCGCGCACTGGGCGACCACGAGCAGTGCCGCGAATGCCTGCATCTGGCCCTCAACGCCAATCACAACGACGATCAGGCCATGCACATGCTGGCCGGGCTGTATCTGGAAACCGGGGAAGACCCGCAGATCGCCGAAGTGCTGGCGCGGCAGAGCGCGGCCCTGAATCCGGCCCGCGACGAATACTGGGAAACCCTTGTGCGCGCCCTGCTGGAACAGGGCAAGGACGAGGAGGCCCGCAAGGTCCGGGGCCGGGCCGCAGGGTAAACCCTTCGACGGCAGTGCTTTCTGATTATTCCTGCATATTCAAGTTGTTGTCATGTCTTCCGAGTAATTTACCCCGTTTCAGGGTGTAAAATGTTGACACTTTTTTGTGACATAGGTATTCCTCCGGTTCTTGTTGAAAATGAAAACCATATTCACTTAGACAGTAATGGAGGATTCATGTTCAGACGTATTGTTTTCTTGGGCGTCATCCTGTGCGTACTCATGGTGTCCGCTGCGGCGCAGGCCCACGACATGTGGCTGGAAAAACGGGGCGATCGCGTCTGGTTGCTCTACGGCCATCCCGGTGCCACGGATCCGTATCCCATCTCGCGCATCACGGCCTTGACCGGCATCACCCCCAATGAGTGGAAGGTGGCGTTGGAGCCCGAATACCACAAGGGCGAGGCCTTTGCGCACCTCAACGACGAATTCGCCCTGATCACCGTCGATTTCAACAACAGGTATTGGTACAACACCGAGGAAGACGGCTGGCGCAATTTCCCGGCGCCGCGCGAGGTCTGCGGAACCATTCTGGACGAGGGCCGCTCCTACAAATTGTCCAAGGAAATCGTCTCCTGGCAACCGTTCATGGACAAGCCCGTCGGCATGCGCACGGAAGTCGTTCCCCTCAAGGACCCGACAAAACTGAAGGAAGGCGACACACTGCCCGTGATGCTGTATTTCGAGGGCAAGCCCATGCCCGGGCAGGGCGCGCGTGTTTCCAAAACCTCGGATTCCCATATCGAGCATCCGGAGATGACGGATTTTGACGGCTCCAGCCCGGTCATGGTCAAGGTCGGTCCCAAGGGGCGGCAGTTGATCATCGGCAAGTACGAAAAGCGTCTTGACGACACCCGTCGTGTCTGGTTCGCCTTTTCCCTGAGTTTTACCACCAAAAAATAAATGCTTTTCCGGGCCGGGGCGCATGCGTTCCCGGTCCGGTCTGTCTATAAGGAGAGTATTGTGAAAAACAGCGGGATCACAGCGGCCCTTTCCCTTGTCCTGTGCATGTGCCTTTTTTGCGGGGCGGCCTTTGCCCACTCCGCCCTGTGCTCATGCGCGGACAACGGGGACGGCACTGTCACATGCGAGGGTGGATTCTCGGACGGTTCCTCGGCCGCGGGCGTGAAGGTCTTCGTGCGCAACGGTTCGGACAGGACCCTTGTGCGGGGAGCCATGAACGAGGACAGCGAGTTCTCGTTTGAAAAACCCACGGGCTATTACATGGTCATCATGGATGCGGGGCCCGGGCATCAGGTGGAGATCAGCGGGGACGACATAACGGAGTGACGTTTCAGGCCGTCCATGATGTCCGGCGGGAACACGGATGAACAAAAATCACAGGCCGGCGCGTAACGTGCGCGTCGGCCTTGTTTCGTTTTGTCGTTTCCGCAAAGGCCTCCAGCGGCCTCCGGATTGATCAACCGGCGTTTTCAAAGGCCTGATTCACGATGGCCTTTGCCTCGGCCTGAATCTGTGCCAGATGCTCTTTGCCCCGGAAGCTTTCCGCATATATCTTGTAGATGGCCTCGGTCCCGGAGGGACGGGCCGCAAACCAGCCGTTTTCCGTGACCACCTTAAGCCCGCCGATGGGCGCATCATTGCCCGGCGCGTTGGTCAAGATCGCAGTGATGGGTTCACCGGCCAGTTCGTCGGCCGTGATCATGCCCGGGGTCAGGGCGGCAAACGCCGCCTTCTGTTCGGGCGTGGCCGGGGCGTCCATGCGTTCATAGACCGGGGAGCCG
Encoded proteins:
- a CDS encoding MarR family winged helix-turn-helix transcriptional regulator; its protein translation is MNKNVVQRIYHHMRTMDDMRAEFSLLGKLLDKYTRIEKQPQDFGVGFTIHPTEIHTVATLWAAGEMSISELAKDAAVTRGAMSQMIAKLEKKGLVYKRTAPDNQSKTLVGPTELGKQAQEGHARFHAQRDKEFLQYMAKLPDDEYKTIREFLVTMNKWMDTYQR
- a CDS encoding ABC transporter substrate-binding protein produces the protein MYNRTKKISTNLTTLVLTLVFVMGLAAICQAAPKPKPKMIKAVMLGDRLVDVAYNLGVLPEYMSVRGSMWPMAGKIKAATQIVGCPKCVVSKRPHTIPDLVMKQGIKRVIIEKSANFCLYMPSANPVKVVPLLKDTDATIEYVDFSKGVVPAIRQLAKLLNVEEKGEKLIASYQKAYKAVESGLPEQGLGKKVVILNGVYSKATGKTFLSVEAPGGYADQYMLAPLGCTNAGAAFAPPSGAVSRGMYRVRTLKALTEAKPDVIVVTGAAWAVQVALQKQIEKNPALLSVPALKTGAVFTLPRYIDGSVVEYPCIFNQWKAALSN
- a CDS encoding transporter, which codes for MRHVPSLVVALLLCTLLAVPAFADGPIMGKGAQSGVAAKALPNKKAPKPVGPVNMSTGTVFPKGKLATSLKYIYFDKNDLYDGGTTKGGTYNGKYDRWQHTLKMGIRYGLFDDFDIRAMIPFHFKGVKRRARAGTPNETTRTDYNEGLGDIVLMGRYGLLTQRKGDPFSLSVGAGLKLPTGNSDLQNEPPFNAKCDYMGPGFQLGTGSWDPKFEVGATYMFGQSRLDAHCMLTLPTEGDHEMRKGDNFKYNVGYGYALNRLIDLEMELNGVIADKNRAGGAVVDNTGGHTLYLTPGVHFKIRKGLNVGLATPIVIYRDLNADPDTNKYSIGEDMRVVFKIGASF
- the metK gene encoding methionine adenosyltransferase — translated: MLFPKGKYLFTSESVTEGHPDKVADQISDAILDAIMAQDPECRVACETLVTTGMAFIAGEISTNAYAHFPDIVRETIKDIGYNSSDTMGFDWQTCAVISSVDKQSADIAQGVDRTKPEEQGAGDQGMMFGFATKETPTLMPTPIYYAHKLSSRLTQVRKEGVLDFLRPDGKTQVCVEFVDGKPVRIDNVVVSSQHAESISQGDLEDAIMEEVVKKSLPAELIDENLKAYINPTGRFVVGGPVGDCGLTGRKIINDTYGGAGAHGGGAFSGKDPSKVDRSGAYMARYVAKNVVASGLADECEVQIAYAIGVAEPVSVVVSSRGTGQVSDEQLTKAVTEVFDLRPYYIIDRLKLKRPIYRKSTNYGHFGRELPEFQWEQTDAVDDLRTACKI
- the panD gene encoding aspartate 1-decarboxylase → MAKRCFLSAKIHGATITCAKLEYHGSLSIDTRLMDEVGILPFEQVDVYNIDNGERLTTYAIPGTEGEICLNGAAAHKGKIGQRIIIATYAWIDEDEDTAARRPKVVIADKDNKVETVIDYADSLGL
- the panC gene encoding pantoate--beta-alanine ligase; protein product: MKRIKYTEDLQRQCAEWRAKGLKVGLVPTMGYFHDGHLALMDHARSMCDKLVVTLFVNPTQFGPNEDLDAYPHDLERDSQLAWDHGADLLFAPAPEAMYAPDHATWVEVPELAQNLCGESRPTHFRGVCTVVMKLFMLTLPHVAVFGQKDWQQLAILKRMVRDLNIPVDIQGHPIVREKDGLALSSRNAYLTPEEREHAPFIRKALLEARKLAQQGETDALVIKDFIRQRLGQTMPMAEPDYIEMVDPNSIQPIMAVADSALIAVAVRLGKARLIDNILIKVD
- a CDS encoding tetratricopeptide repeat-containing diguanylate cyclase, yielding MTLTRQQLIDCEHALKDALAGFLSFSSYSLFFPRTDEDPQEAGARAQPEYRREDRELLLPLVLRGRLLGYFVARGVKLAAPKVGPTYIMALATAVLERMALERRVIIDPLTSLYNRDFFLSELTRSIEQVQDCLHTGTCSAKPLDMPTFSGTFGVIFVDLDRFRRVCERYGYLVGDDMVAEVGRLLDLVCPHHVSAARFGNDKFAILLPDAKPKACFQLAEVIREGIDKLSFVDDVTGDTIRFSASVGYANYPQALDGPQFRKSPAEQARVLLRRARRAVSTAKDLGRNRVFAYADILEKGGKVLEMLPMERMAVSLGGNVRARVGQRFLVSSPRSRQLATAAITEDEHLSGRYPTLYKGEAVLIEVQEEMAFAELLHAGDPAFPVSAGDRLRLVAEHESIFEPRTETDDMSRKEPATGLYAYRDFISRFETARQSESRFGLALVRLLDEPGEHPGTYQDFMDSMARSIREQGMEIFGENAMAGRYGLGGVIFHVPDVDGPGLRAAASALEKLASEHLDITVAIGGAVYPYLNFRRTDMLDNSRKALDHASLLPEPCVAVFDSVSMNLVADRLFTDGDIYGAVEEYKLALLADAGNLLARNSLGICYAQLGKLAEARQEFSAVLEIDPTDAMALYNLGWANHRLGRLDKAREAYELCLKQDSEHVFSMIRLGNLAERDKDLKQALRWYSGAQDLPGGERLVLRSMARVHRALGDHEQCRECLHLALNANHNDDQAMHMLAGLYLETGEDPQIAEVLARQSAALNPARDEYWETLVRALLEQGKDEEARKVRGRAAG
- a CDS encoding DUF4198 domain-containing protein, which codes for MFRRIVFLGVILCVLMVSAAAQAHDMWLEKRGDRVWLLYGHPGATDPYPISRITALTGITPNEWKVALEPEYHKGEAFAHLNDEFALITVDFNNRYWYNTEEDGWRNFPAPREVCGTILDEGRSYKLSKEIVSWQPFMDKPVGMRTEVVPLKDPTKLKEGDTLPVMLYFEGKPMPGQGARVSKTSDSHIEHPEMTDFDGSSPVMVKVGPKGRQLIIGKYEKRLDDTRRVWFAFSLSFTTKK